A stretch of Cicer arietinum cultivar CDC Frontier isolate Library 1 chromosome 5, Cicar.CDCFrontier_v2.0, whole genome shotgun sequence DNA encodes these proteins:
- the LOC101501286 gene encoding uncharacterized protein isoform X2, translating into MRRYIIVTDLAKPYVEKLINRALAESSYICCFTCIAKDFEEEKARLVPERKTIKERVDVATNRGEYIESNVVSWEEEADKLIQEDTKTKQKCCFGFCPHCIWRYIRGKELANKKDRIKELMKTGKEFSIGLPARLPGVESNQPQLYISFKSRESIYDELLDALKDDNNYIIGLQGMGGTGKTTLAIKVGNELEQSKQFTKAIITTVSNSPDIKKIQDDIAGPLGLKLNDDSESDRPKKLWKRLTQGEKILLILDDVWGDLDFKEIGIPYSDNNKGCRVLVTTRQISVCNRMGCNKTIQLELLTEEDAWNMFKRHAGLCSNSSKSLLGKAHKIANECKRLPIAIAAIASSLKGEQRPEEWDAALKSLQKHMSMRGGDDGDELDKIYKCLKFSYDNMKNEKAKRLFLLCSVFQEDENIPIERLTRFGIGAGIFGEDYDSYEDARSQVVISKNKLLDSCLLLKANQEESVKMHDLVRDAAQRIAKKKIQTINISNKNEKALVERENNIKYLLCQGKLMDVLSCKFGGYELEILIVYMHEDGGWDNVNVEFPNTFFGNNTGLRVFHILFDFNFYKPTLPFIQSIQSLKNIRSFLFENVNLGDISILGNMHSLETLDLVSCKINELPHGITKLEKLRLLNLDSCEILRNNPFEVIKGCSLLEELYFLYSFNIFCQEISFPKLKIFHIKDNFTSRHSPLIKCVSVIYFERVLSESTLKYCMQTAEVLQLRRIEKGWRNLMPEIVPVDQVPNVYSKLVILDLYKLENLEELCNGHVSFDSFGSLEKLSIKACEHLQSLFKCNLNLCNLKSILLEECPMLISLFQQKSSRSLVLLEKLELIDCKRLEYIIINERKWEESSDDDNDSMSRGSLFPKLKVLYIEKCPNFELILLFLSAHDLPALESITMQSCDKLKYIFGQNVKLDSLNQMKLGSLPNFIDIFPQIFSSIKEPSSISRDTSKSQTQSLPIKGNIFSWISTACTKIPPTSDDEQQDCLISSESSSYCLNYNIWEHVQCFSRQSQILCNIKDIQLTNIAKIKSVFILFIVPRMLLETLTIENCDELKHIIIDTEDHDSCNNNLGNVLPKLKNLNVRNCVELEYIFGHYVDDHQNHIEIHIHLPALECLVLQNLPSLAAMCSKQYHITFPPLKELEFQKCDDVAFKSIGDFLTHHSITRSVDRTTMKELSGNVEYFQKLEILDLSDSKIEYIFWLDEIDGQEMNTGLTYISLYNMSGMTCPFVGPKNYIFLKSLTQLVIMHCKKLEIVFSTSVSRCLPQLQYLTIKECKELKHIIEDDLENKKSSKFPSTNPCFPKLEVLYVVNCNNLKCICPSSMCKDFPKLYHIDVEDCVQLEYIVGPYSDDHQNHTEIHIHFLALEYLYLVNLPSLVAMCPKQYGTTFPCLKLLKLNNCSKVDIKSIGDFITRHSLTRSMDGASMKELSGTMEHFLNEVNEQKMNIKLEIIELHSLALMTSLFLGPKNSFALQNLTNLYIVQCEKLEIIFSNSILRCLPQLQSLIIEECKELKHIIEDDTENQTTSNSNSLCSRTCFPKLEALAVVKCNKLKSVFPVSICKELPELKVLMIKEANELEEIFKSECDNQKVEVPNLKMVAFVDLPSLCQNQGIQFQAVENRFVQKCQNLSLTCDSTTHSKIKIFHIFDSNLDYETITILESLFEQLQEEYEGSDTGSEGPSTKTTKDFEAEIEVEAASEQKLTSSQEFMNEQLMDQPCLMNQQHPLGEIDTTVKPSQEQDVDVIDSVETTKTNNDKVSVIDDAVIKESSIIEEHFPKDDATTVSESKPSPSNSIPLPLAYQTPSIPSEGNPSQIMEDLSSPSLVTWELEQLVSNKHLNYENLSVLADFLVKNPSGLLRDTSLSNRYKGYAYNCLAELLKFLQTQSVLDVLGSSHSKFVELLQDARSFGFDKDWLDGVERRALFPELQVSQDAFQKLLDSKQQVTKEVEVLRLKIDILSQCVEDLNYQLTSSEAALENIIQQEATLTAPIGY; encoded by the exons ATGAGGAGGTACATTATTGTGACTGATTTGGCGAAGCCATACGTAGAGAAATTGATTAATAGGGCATTGGCAGAATCAAGTTATATATGTTGCTTCACGTGCATTGCTAAGGATTTCGAAGAAGAAAAAGCTAGGTTGGTACCTGAAAGGAAAACTATTAAGGAACGTGTTGACGTGGCAACCAATAGAGGAGAATATATTGAAAGTAATGTTGTTTCTTGGGAAGAAGAAGCTGATAAGCTCATTCAAGAAGAcaccaaaacaaaacaaaaatgttgttttggattTTGTCCTCATTGTATATGGCGATATATAAGGGGAAAGGAACTAGCAAATAAAAAGGATCGTATTAAAGAATTAATGAAAACTGGAAAGGAATTTTCAATTGGACTCCCTGCTCGTCTTCCAGGTGTTGAAAGCAATCAACCTCAActctatatttcttttaaaagcAGAGAATCCATATACGATGAGCTTTTGGATGCACTTAAAGATGACAACAATTATATAATCGGGTTGCAAGGAATGGGGGGCACAGGAAAAACAACATTAGCCATAAAAGTGGGTAACGAACTTGAGCAATCCAAACAATTTACCAAAGCCATCATTACGACAGTGTCAAATTCTCCTGATATTAAAAAGATTCAAGATGATATTGCTGGACCCTTGGGATTGAAATTGAATGACGATAGTGAATCAGACCGACCCAAAAAACTATGGAAAAGATTGACTCAAGGTGAGAAGATTCTTCTAATATTGGATGATGTGTGGGGAGATCTCGATTTTAAGGAAATAGGTATTCCATAtagtgacaataacaaaggttGCAGAGTTCTTGTAACCACACGCCAAATATCGGTATGCAACAGAATGGGATGCAATAAGACAATACAACTGGAGCTTTTAACTGAAGAAGATGCATGGAACATGTTCAAAAGGCATGCTGGTCTATGCAGCAATTCATCCAAAAGTTTGCTCGGTAAGGCTCATAAAATTGCAAATGAATGCAAAAGATTACCAATTGCAATTGCTGCTATTGCCAGTAGTTTGAAAGGAGAACAACGTCCGGAAGAGTGGGATGCCGCCTTAAAATCCTTGCAGAAACATATGTCCATGCGCGGTGGTGATGATGGTGATGAACtagataaaatttataaatgcttGAAGTTTAGTTACGATAATATGAAGAATGAAAAGGCCAAGAGACTATTCCTGTTGTGTTCTGTATTtcaagaagatgaaaatattccTATAGAAAGGTTAACCAGATTTGGCATAGGAGCAGGAATTTTTGGTGAAGATTATGATAGCTACGAAGATGCACGAAGTCAAGTAGTTATATCCAAAAATAAACTGTTAGATTCTTGTTTATTATTGAAAGCCAATCAAGAAGAGAGTGTGAAAATGCACGACTTGGTTCGTGATGCTGCCCAAAGAATAGCAAAGAAAAAGATTCaaacaataaatatttctaataaaaatgaaaaggcATTGGTTGAAagggaaaataatattaaatatttgttatgcCAAGGCAAGTTAATGGACGTTCTTTCTTGCAAGTTTGGTGGTTATGAGCTTGAAATTCTAATTGTCTACATGCATGAGGATGGAGGTTGGGACAATGTGAATGTAGAATTCCCAAATACATTTTTTGGAAATAATACAGGCCTTCGTGTTTTtcatatattgtttgattttaatttttataaaccaACTTTACCATTCATACAATCAATCCAGTCGTTGAAGAATATTCGATCATTTCTTTTTGAGAATGTCAATTTGGGTGACATCTCTATTTTGGGAAACATGCATAGTCTTGAGACACTTGATTTGGTTAGTTGTAAAATTAATGAATTGCCACATGGAATTACAAAACTAGAGAAGCTAAGATTGTTGAATTTGGACTCTTGTGAAATTCTAAGGAATAATCCATTTGAAGTGATTAAAGGATGCTCATTACTTGAAGAGTTGTATTTCTTATacagttttaatattttttgccAAGAAATAAGTTTTcctaaattgaaaatttttcaTATCAAGGATAATTTTACATCAAGGCATTCACCATTAATTAAGTGTGTGTctgttatatattttgaaagggTTCTATCTGAATCAACCCTCAAGTACTGTATGCAAACAGCTGAGGTTCTTCAACTAAGAAGAATCGAAAAGGGATGGAGAAATCTCATGCCTGAGATTGTTCCTGTAGATCAAG TACCAAATGTGTACTCCAAATTGGTTATACTAGATCTTTATAAATTAGAAAATTTGGAAGAATTGTGCAATGGTCATGTTTCCTTTGACTCTTTTGGGAGTTTAGAGAAGCTATCGATCAAGGCTTGTGAACATTTGCAAAGCTTATTTAAGTGCAATCTTAACCTTTGCAATCTAAAGAGCATTTTATTGGAGGAATGTCCGATGTTGATCTCCTTATTTCAACAGAAAAGTTCTCGTAGTCTAGTGTTGTTGGAGAAGTTGGAATTAATTGACTGCAAAAGACTTGAatacataataataaatgaaagaaaatgggAGGAATCAagtgatgatgataatgatagCATGAGTCGTGGATCATTGTTTCCAAAATTGAAAGTTCTTTATATTGAAAAGTGTCCTAATTTTGAATTAATACTTCTATTTCTCTCTGCTCATGATCTTCCGGCACTAGAATCTATCACAATGCAAAGTTGTGATAAGTTGAAATACATATTTGGCCAAAATGTCAAACTTGATTCCCTAAATCAAATGAAGCTTGGTAGTTTACCAAATTTTATCGATATTTTCCCCCAAATTTTTTCGTCTATTAAGGAGCCATCTTCCATTTCTAGAGACACTTCCAAGTCACAAACACAATCACTTCCTATCAAAGGCAATATATTTTCATGGATAAGTACTGCATGTACTAAAATACCGCCAACTTCTGACGATGAACAGCAGGATTGCTTAATATCATCG GAATCAAGTTCATATTGCCTCAACTATAACATATGGGAACATGTTCAATGTTTTTCAAGACAATCACAAATCTTGTGCAATATTAAAGATATTCAACTGACTAATATTGCGAAGATAAAATCAGTATTTATCTTGTTTATTGTTCCAAGAATGTTGCTGGAAACATTGACAATTGAGAATTGTGATGAATTGAAGCACATCATAATAGACACTGAAGATCATGACAGTTGTAATAATAATTTGGGCAATGTCTTACCGAAATTGAAAAATCTCAATGTTAGAAATTGTGTGGAATTGGAATACATATTTGGACATTATGTTGATGATCATCAAAACCACATTGAGATTCACATTCATCTTCCAGCATTGGAATGTCTCGTGCTTCAGAATCTGCCAAGTTTAGCCGCCATGTGTTCCAAAcaatatcacataacatttccACCTTTGAAAGAACTTGAATTCCAAAAATGTGATGATGTTGCTTTCAAATCTATTGGCGATTTCTTAACTCATCATTCGATTACAAGATCTGTAGACCGTACAACCATGAAG GAGTTGAGTGGGAACGTGGAGTATTTTCAGAAATTGGAAATACTTGATTTAAGTGACTCCAAAATAGAATATATCTTTTGGCTCGATGAAATAGATGGACAAGAAATGAATACAGGGTTGACATATATTAGCTTATATAATATGTCTGGTATGACATGTCCTTTTGTGGGTCCCAAAAACTATATTTTCCTCAAAAGTCTTACACAGTTAGTTATAATGCATTGTAAAAAATTGGAAATTGTTTTCTCCACATCTGTATCAAGATGCCTACCACAACTGcaatatttaacaataaaagAATGCAAAGAGTTGAAGCAtattattgaagatgatttgGAGAATAAAAAGTCCTCAAAGTTTCCGTCTACAAACCCATGCTTCCCAAAGTTAGAAGTGCTTTATGTAGTAAACTGCAACAACTTGAAATGTATCTGTCCAAGCTCCATGTGTAAAGACTTTCCTAAATTATATCACATTGATGTTGAAGATTGCGTGCAATTGGAATACATAGTTGGACCCTACAGTGATGATCATCAAAACCACACAGAGATTCACATTCATTTTCTAGCATTGGAATATCTCTATCTTGTCAATCTGCCAAGTTTAGTAGCCATGTGTCCCAAACAATATGGCACAACATTTCCATGTTTGAAACTCCTTAAACTCAATAATTGCTCCAAGGTTGATATTAAATCTATTGGTGATTTCATAACTCGTCATTCGTTAACAAGATCTATGGACGGTGCATCCATGAAG GAATTGAGTGGGACCATGGAGCATTTTCTCAATGAAGTAAATGAACAGAAGATGAACATAAAGTTAGAAATTATTGAGTTGCATAGTCTGGCTTTGATGACGTCTCTTTTTTTGGGTCCCAAAAACTCTTTTGCTCTCCAAAACCTAACAAACTTATACATAGTGCAATGTGAAAAATTGGAAATAATTTTCTCTAATTCTATTTTAAGATGCCTACCACAATTGCAAAGTCTAATAATAGAAGAATGCAAAGAGTTGAAGCATATCATTGAAGATGATACGGAGAATCAAACGACGTCAAATTCCAATTCCTTGTGTTCAAGAACATGCTTCCCAAAGCTAGAAGCACTTGCTGTAGTAAAGTGCAACAAGTTGAAATCTGTCTTTCCAGTCTCAATATGTAAAGAGCTTCCTGAGTTAAAGGTTCTGATGATAAAAGAAGCAAATGAGCTAGAGGAAATATTCAAAAGTGAATGTGATAATCAGAAAGTGGAGGTTCCAAATCTGAAAATGGTAGCATTTGTTGACCTACCAAGCCTTTGCCAGAACCAAGGAATTCAGTTTCAGGCTGTAGAAAATCGTTTTGTACAGAAATGTCAAAACCTCTCTCTTACTTGTGATTCAACAACCCACagtaaaatcaaaatctttcaTATTTTCGATTCCAACTTAG ATTATGAAACTATTACAATTTTGGAGAGTCTATTTGAACAATTACAAGAAGAGTATGAAGGCAGTGATACTGGTAGTGAAGGTCCAAGTACAAAAACCACTAAAGATTTTGAAGCTGAGATTGAAGTTGAAGCAGCATCAGAACAAAAGTTGACTTCTTCACAG GAGTTTATGAATGAACAATTAATGGATCAACCATGTTTGATGAACCAACAACATCCACTTGGAGAAATTGATACTACCGTAAAACCTTCTCAG GAACAAGATGTTGATGTCATAGACTCTGTGGAAACTACTAAGACTAATAATGATAAAg TTTCTGTAATTGATGATGCTGTCATAAAAGAAAGCTCAATCATTGAAGAACACTTTCCTAAGGATGATGCTACTACAGTTTCAGAATCTAAGCCCTCTCCTAGCAATAGTATTCCTTTGCCTCTTGCATATCAAACTCCTTCAATTCCTTCTGAAG GGAACCCTTCTCAAATAATGGAAGACTTGAGTTCTCCTTCTCTAGTCACGTGGGAGCTTGAGCAACTAGTCTCCAATAAGCATTTGAATTATGAGAACTTGTCTGTGTTGGCTGATTTCCTTGTTAAAAATCCTTCAGGACTATTAAGGGATACTTCACTAAGTAACAGATACAAGGGTTATGCCTACAACTGTTTAGCTGAGCTATTGAAATTCCTCCAGACTCAAAGTGTATTGGATGTGTTAGGCTCAAGCCACTCTAAATTTGTTGAGTTATTACAAGATGCACGCAGCTTTGGTTTTGATAAGGATTGGTTGGACGGTGTCGAGAGGCGCGCTTTGTTTCCTGAATTGCAAGTATCTCAAGATGCATTTCAAAAACTATTGGATTCTAAGCAACAGGTTACCAAAGAAGTTGAAGTTTTGCGTTTGAAGATAGACATTTTAAGTCAATGTGTGGAAGATCTTAACTATCAATTGACATCATCTGAAGCTGCTTTGGAGAATATCATTCAACAAGAAGCAACTTTAACTGCCCCTATCGGCTACtag